A window of Amycolatopsis australiensis contains these coding sequences:
- a CDS encoding ATP-binding protein — protein sequence MHVGRPVCLDGDSGTGKSRLLRGFGTAAAEAGFRICYVTAAALVNELVEAANDSTCPEPSPATDAPVSLP from the coding sequence ATGCACGTGGGGCGGCCGGTCTGCCTGGACGGTGACTCGGGCACCGGCAAGTCCCGCCTATTGCGCGGCTTCGGCACCGCGGCGGCGGAGGCCGGGTTCCGGATCTGTTACGTCACGGCCGCGGCGCTGGTCAACGAGCTCGTCGAGGCCGCCAACGACAGCACCTGTCCAGAGCCATCGCCTGCTACGGACGCGCCGGTCTCCCTGCCTTGA
- a CDS encoding GGDEF domain-containing protein: protein MRTATCCCPSTCTRPAPARNRPRRPVYWSDALAAELRRAKLAHTSIGVLFLDLDRFKEINDIYGHPAGDQTIANLVQAEVRSSDLVARWGGDELAIMLPDLGHQQLLDVAERIRSGSPAHQSP, encoded by the coding sequence GTGCGCACCGCGACCTGCTGCTGCCCCAGTACATGCACCAGGCCCGCACCGGCCAGAAACCGGCCTCGCCGCCCTGTCTACTGGTCCGACGCCCTGGCGGCCGAACTGCGCCGTGCCAAGCTAGCCCACACGTCAATCGGTGTTCTGTTCCTCGACCTGGACAGATTCAAAGAGATCAACGACATCTACGGGCACCCTGCCGGGGACCAGACCATCGCCAACCTGGTGCAGGCCGAGGTCCGCTCCTCGGATCTGGTAGCCCGCTGGGGCGGCGACGAACTGGCCATCATGCTGCCCGACCTCGGGCATCAGCAGCTCCTTGATGTCGCCGAACGCATCCGTTCCGGCTCGCCAGCACACCAATCACCCTGA
- a CDS encoding proline iminopeptidase-family hydrolase produces the protein MTAPEMSTEGTLSHRGHQVWWGRAESPGGTAPPLLTVHGGPGMPHDCLEPLAALRSERPVVFYDQYGCGRSDRAADPSEYDVELFVDELATVRDRLAPGPVHLFAHSYGGPLLLEYLLRRRPADVLSVTLSNTFPSVAGLSAGWDARLSELDPEHGKALRDGPSGEAYGPALGEFVSRFILPGEMPEPLVRAQMSSGGEVYERMHGSSWFSADGQWSAWDATGRLATLEVPTLVVGGTRDQCVPSLAATLASSLPHAELVVLEAGHMPFFEVGDAYLGLLRDFLAGTESGSPDAGQRRIQSENLRHDVPE, from the coding sequence ATGACAGCGCCGGAGATGAGCACCGAGGGCACTCTCTCGCACCGCGGCCACCAGGTGTGGTGGGGACGCGCCGAGTCGCCCGGGGGTACCGCCCCGCCGCTGCTCACGGTGCACGGGGGCCCCGGCATGCCGCACGACTGCCTGGAGCCGCTGGCGGCGCTGCGCAGCGAGCGCCCGGTCGTGTTCTACGACCAGTACGGCTGCGGGCGCTCCGACCGCGCCGCCGACCCGAGCGAGTACGACGTCGAGCTGTTCGTCGACGAGCTCGCCACCGTGCGCGACCGGCTCGCACCTGGGCCGGTCCACCTGTTCGCGCACTCCTACGGCGGCCCCCTGCTGCTGGAGTACCTGCTGCGCCGGCGACCCGCGGACGTGCTCTCGGTGACCCTGTCGAACACGTTCCCGAGCGTCGCCGGCCTCTCAGCCGGCTGGGATGCGCGGCTCTCGGAGCTGGATCCGGAGCACGGGAAGGCGCTGCGCGACGGCCCCTCCGGCGAGGCCTACGGGCCGGCACTGGGCGAGTTCGTCTCGCGCTTCATCCTGCCCGGCGAGATGCCCGAGCCGCTCGTGCGCGCACAGATGAGCTCCGGCGGCGAGGTGTACGAGCGGATGCACGGCTCGTCGTGGTTCTCCGCTGACGGCCAGTGGTCGGCCTGGGATGCGACCGGCCGGCTCGCCACCCTCGAGGTCCCGACGCTGGTGGTGGGCGGCACGCGGGACCAGTGCGTCCCCTCGCTCGCCGCGACGCTCGCCTCGTCCCTTCCCCACGCCGAGCTCGTCGTGCTCGAGGCCGGCCACATGCCGTTCTTCGAGGTCGGCGACGCCTACCTCGGCCTGCTGCGCGACTTCCTGGCAGGAACCGAGTCCGGGTCTCCCGACGCCGGCCAACGCCGCATCCAGAGCGAGAACCTCCGCCACGACGTGCCTGAGTGA
- a CDS encoding response regulator, which produces MTTRVLLCDDQELVRVGLRMIVESQDDLVVAAEAANGEEAVAKARELRPDLVLMDVRMPVLDGVAATGRICAELPDVRVLVITTFDLDEYAYAALRAGASGFLVKDAPSDEMLVAIRGVLRGDAMVSPSVTRRLLDRYLGDGRDPVDVAKLGVLTEREKDVLGLIARGLSNAEIAAKLYIGETTVKTHVGRILGKLRLRDRVHAVVFAYESGLVRPGS; this is translated from the coding sequence GTGACCACGCGGGTGCTGCTCTGCGACGACCAGGAACTGGTGCGCGTCGGACTCCGGATGATCGTCGAAAGCCAAGACGACCTCGTCGTCGCGGCGGAGGCGGCGAACGGCGAAGAAGCCGTCGCGAAGGCGCGTGAGCTGCGGCCGGACCTGGTGCTGATGGACGTCCGGATGCCGGTGCTCGACGGCGTCGCCGCGACCGGGCGGATCTGCGCCGAACTGCCGGACGTGCGCGTCCTGGTCATCACGACCTTCGACCTCGACGAGTACGCCTATGCCGCGCTGCGCGCCGGTGCCAGTGGGTTCCTGGTCAAGGATGCGCCGTCGGACGAGATGCTCGTCGCGATCCGCGGGGTGCTGCGCGGCGACGCGATGGTCTCGCCGTCCGTCACGCGGCGGCTGCTGGACCGCTACCTCGGCGACGGCCGCGACCCGGTCGATGTCGCGAAGCTCGGCGTCCTGACCGAACGCGAGAAGGACGTGCTCGGGCTCATCGCGCGCGGGCTGTCCAACGCCGAGATCGCGGCGAAGCTGTACATCGGCGAGACGACCGTGAAGACGCACGTCGGGCGGATCCTCGGCAAGCTGCGGCTGCGCGACCGGGTGCACGCGGTCGTCTTCGCCTACGAGTCCGGACTGGTGCGGCCAGGCTCTTGA
- a CDS encoding sensor histidine kinase codes for MERLVKWVRRHRWAVDLPLYAVFVFLAPGWIGPDPWVLRAIPMLFLLPLLVRRRFPRTVAVLILAATLVAYTNGIWAYDRGRAELSMAVVLFNLVRRGDRRFAALTAGGILALDVLWGIGRGPDTQNPVLNVVVIIPVHVAAWALGEFFHAKAQLTAEENRRAEAQARAAIAEERTRIARELHDVLAHSMSVIVLNAEGAKLARHRDPETVDRTLDTIGRTGRDALAELRRLLEVLHAGPAACSPQPTTAELRGLVEQCGRAVALEVTGDPGGLPASAALQAYRIVQEALTNMIKHAPADATGRVEVAFEREKIRIEVTNTGGQSPPAPALPSSGRGLAGMRQRVEMYHGELAAGPLPDGGYRVSASLVVAP; via the coding sequence GTGGAACGGCTCGTGAAGTGGGTGCGCAGGCACCGGTGGGCGGTGGACCTGCCGCTGTACGCCGTGTTCGTCTTCCTCGCGCCCGGCTGGATCGGCCCGGACCCGTGGGTGCTGCGGGCGATCCCGATGTTGTTCCTGCTTCCCCTGCTGGTCCGGCGCCGGTTCCCGCGCACGGTCGCGGTGCTCATCCTGGCCGCCACGCTCGTCGCCTACACGAACGGGATCTGGGCCTACGACCGGGGCCGCGCCGAGCTGAGCATGGCCGTGGTGCTGTTCAACCTCGTCCGGCGCGGCGACCGCCGGTTCGCCGCGCTGACCGCGGGCGGGATCCTCGCGCTCGACGTGCTGTGGGGCATCGGCCGGGGCCCTGACACGCAGAACCCGGTCCTGAACGTCGTCGTCATCATCCCCGTCCACGTCGCCGCGTGGGCGCTCGGCGAGTTCTTCCACGCCAAGGCCCAGCTGACCGCGGAAGAGAACCGGCGCGCCGAGGCGCAGGCCCGGGCGGCGATCGCCGAGGAGCGCACCCGGATCGCGCGCGAGCTGCACGACGTCCTCGCGCACAGCATGAGCGTGATCGTGCTGAACGCCGAGGGCGCGAAGCTGGCGCGGCACCGCGACCCCGAAACCGTCGACCGCACGCTCGACACGATCGGCCGCACCGGCCGGGACGCGCTCGCGGAGCTGCGGCGCCTGCTCGAAGTCCTGCACGCCGGGCCGGCGGCGTGCAGCCCCCAGCCGACCACCGCCGAGCTGCGCGGGCTCGTCGAGCAGTGCGGGCGCGCCGTTGCGCTGGAGGTCACCGGCGACCCCGGCGGCTTGCCCGCGAGCGCCGCGCTGCAGGCGTACCGGATCGTCCAGGAGGCTCTGACCAACATGATCAAGCACGCACCGGCCGACGCGACCGGCCGCGTCGAAGTCGCCTTCGAACGGGAGAAGATCCGGATCGAGGTGACGAACACCGGCGGGCAGTCGCCGCCGGCGCCCGCCTTGCCCTCGTCCGGGCGCGGGCTGGCCGGGATGCGCCAGCGCGTCGAGATGTACCACGGCGAACTGGCCGCCGGGCCGCTGCCCGACGGCGGGTACCGGGTCAGCGCGAGCCTGGTGGTCGCGCCGTGA
- a CDS encoding helix-turn-helix transcriptional regulator encodes MASGELGAFLRARRAGRSPEDAGVLYSGRRKVPGLRREEVAVLAGVNADYYTRLEQGRETHPSPHVLDALCRALDLGCDAREHLYRLAGATPDHTPAPTPQAVSPELRQLMDGYPHTPAFVLNRILDVLATNALADALFSPFRAVDNLARMTFLDPAGRRFYARWDWTAQATVANLRVAMGFDPHDPDLRRLVAELSEGSTHFRALWETHQVRGKTRESKHLVHPDVGPLTLTYQAFDVRSVPGQQLIIYHAEPGTPSAHALALLSSLQATTHHAR; translated from the coding sequence ATGGCCAGTGGTGAGCTGGGGGCGTTCCTGCGAGCGCGTCGCGCGGGGCGGTCTCCGGAAGACGCGGGCGTGCTCTACTCCGGCCGGCGCAAGGTGCCCGGACTGCGCCGCGAAGAAGTCGCCGTGCTCGCCGGGGTGAACGCCGACTACTACACCCGCCTGGAACAGGGCCGCGAGACCCACCCGTCCCCGCACGTGCTCGATGCCCTCTGCCGCGCGCTGGATCTCGGCTGCGACGCTCGCGAGCACCTGTACCGGCTGGCCGGCGCCACACCAGACCACACCCCCGCGCCGACGCCTCAGGCCGTGAGCCCCGAACTGCGGCAACTCATGGACGGTTACCCGCACACGCCCGCTTTCGTGCTCAACCGCATCCTTGACGTACTGGCCACCAACGCCCTCGCCGACGCGCTGTTCTCACCATTCCGCGCGGTGGACAACCTCGCCCGCATGACCTTCCTCGACCCCGCGGGACGACGGTTCTACGCACGCTGGGACTGGACCGCACAGGCCACCGTGGCGAACCTGCGGGTCGCCATGGGCTTCGACCCACACGATCCTGATCTGCGGCGCCTAGTGGCCGAACTCAGCGAGGGCAGCACGCACTTCCGCGCCTTGTGGGAAACCCACCAGGTGCGCGGCAAGACACGCGAATCCAAACACCTCGTGCACCCCGACGTCGGCCCGCTCACCCTCACCTACCAGGCATTCGACGTGCGCAGCGTCCCCGGTCAACAACTGATCATCTACCACGCCGAACCCGGCACACCCAGCGCCCACGCCCTCGCACTGCTCAGCAGCCTCCAGGCCACCACACACCACGCGCGTTGA
- a CDS encoding Atu4866 domain-containing protein, which yields MTSEIHVVGLWSTADGHIRQQLRADRRYHEARGERRGAYTSRYTVTGNHLNHVDDTGSTATGDISDGVLYHEHLVLYCESAAADHRGQARR from the coding sequence ATGACGAGCGAAATCCACGTGGTCGGCCTGTGGAGCACCGCGGACGGACACATCCGGCAACAGCTGCGCGCTGACAGGCGCTACCACGAAGCGCGCGGCGAACGGCGCGGCGCCTACACCAGTCGCTACACGGTGACCGGGAACCACCTCAACCACGTGGACGACACCGGCTCCACCGCGACGGGCGACATCAGCGACGGCGTGCTCTACCACGAGCATCTCGTCCTCTATTGCGAGTCCGCCGCTGCTGATCACCGAGGGCAGGCACGGCGATGA
- a CDS encoding SDR family NAD(P)-dependent oxidoreductase: MSVPPTGSEFVGHDLQGKVALVTGAARGVGAATVAWLHARGARVLATDLRPEVGDLATRSNGVSTLVGDVSREDTAVRSVAAAIDRFGSLDILVSNAGRSVNKPITETTASDWDELMSINARGAFLHAREAFRAMRERGGGVIVTVGSFACTVGMVEAAAYSASKGALAQLTKVLALEGGPHGIRANVVAPGVIETDMLDNFRADSREYLRSFGDAHPLRRVAQPEEIAEVIGFLASPRSGFITGAVVAADGGYTAA; encoded by the coding sequence ATGAGCGTGCCACCCACCGGCAGCGAGTTCGTGGGCCATGACCTGCAGGGCAAAGTCGCGCTGGTCACCGGTGCCGCCCGCGGGGTCGGTGCGGCCACGGTCGCCTGGCTGCACGCCCGCGGCGCGCGAGTGCTGGCCACCGACCTCCGCCCTGAAGTGGGCGATCTCGCCACCCGGTCCAACGGCGTGTCCACCCTGGTCGGCGACGTGTCCCGGGAGGACACCGCGGTGCGGTCGGTCGCCGCGGCGATCGACCGGTTCGGCAGCCTGGACATCCTGGTCAGCAACGCCGGCCGATCGGTGAACAAGCCAATCACCGAGACCACCGCGTCCGACTGGGACGAGCTGATGTCGATCAACGCCCGCGGGGCGTTTCTGCACGCCCGGGAGGCATTCCGGGCGATGCGCGAACGCGGCGGAGGTGTGATCGTCACCGTCGGGTCGTTCGCCTGCACCGTCGGGATGGTCGAAGCCGCGGCCTACAGCGCGTCCAAGGGGGCACTGGCGCAGTTGACCAAGGTGCTCGCGCTAGAGGGCGGCCCGCACGGCATCCGGGCCAACGTCGTCGCCCCCGGTGTGATCGAGACCGACATGCTCGACAACTTCCGGGCCGACAGCCGGGAGTATCTGCGCTCCTTCGGCGACGCCCACCCCTTGCGCCGGGTCGCGCAACCCGAGGAGATCGCCGAGGTGATCGGTTTCCTGGCCTCGCCCCGCTCCGGCTTCATCACCGGCGCGGTCGTCGCCGCCGACGGCGGCTACACCGCGGCCTGA
- a CDS encoding SDR family NAD(P)-dependent oxidoreductase: protein MPGRLAGKVALITGATGGIGQATAELFAHEDAHLVVTDIAQDAARELAARLKATGTEVLAARLDVSSSENWREIIELTRQRFGRLDVLVNLAGIVDWPGVEDTTQDSWDRVIAINQTGTWLGMKTAMPLLRASGNASVINTSSVLGLVGSGAAAAYQASKGAVRLLTKTAAVEYATRGVRINSVHPGVIATPMIQELLDEQGDQQPDIMRTPMRRAGSPAEVAPTMLFLASDESSFVTGTELIVDGGLTAH, encoded by the coding sequence ATGCCTGGACGCCTCGCCGGCAAAGTCGCGTTGATCACCGGCGCGACCGGCGGCATCGGACAAGCCACCGCGGAACTGTTCGCCCACGAAGACGCCCACCTGGTCGTCACCGACATCGCCCAGGACGCGGCGCGGGAGCTTGCCGCGCGACTGAAAGCCACCGGCACCGAGGTGCTGGCTGCCCGCTTGGACGTCTCCTCATCCGAGAACTGGCGCGAGATCATCGAACTGACCCGGCAACGATTCGGCCGGCTCGATGTCCTGGTCAACCTCGCCGGCATCGTGGACTGGCCCGGCGTCGAGGACACCACACAGGACTCCTGGGACCGGGTGATCGCGATCAACCAGACCGGCACCTGGCTCGGAATGAAGACCGCCATGCCTTTGCTGCGCGCCTCCGGTAACGCCTCGGTCATCAACACCTCCTCGGTGCTGGGCCTGGTCGGCAGCGGAGCCGCCGCCGCGTACCAGGCGTCCAAGGGAGCAGTGCGGCTGCTGACCAAGACCGCCGCCGTCGAATACGCGACCCGTGGCGTCCGGATCAACTCGGTGCACCCCGGAGTCATCGCCACCCCGATGATCCAAGAACTACTCGACGAGCAGGGCGACCAACAACCCGACATCATGCGCACCCCCATGCGCCGCGCAGGCAGCCCCGCCGAGGTCGCTCCCACGATGCTCTTCTTGGCCAGCGACGAATCCTCGTTCGTCACCGGAACCGAACTCATCGTCGACGGCGGACTCACCGCGCACTGA
- a CDS encoding lipoyl protein ligase domain-containing protein: MCRPCRRTGAAVRRFERGLIQALDTLGFTTLRRDTPRGASSLAGVWTPEHRKLVSIGMRIRSGVTSHGFAVNVDPDMSAFRRFTACGMPDVEMTSLREISAERGLRMPSDKEIRDAIATALGAA, from the coding sequence GTGTGCCGACCGTGCCGGCGGACCGGGGCGGCCGTCCGCCGGTTCGAACGAGGGCTGATCCAAGCGCTGGACACCCTCGGGTTCACCACGCTGCGGCGGGATACACCGCGCGGTGCGAGCAGTCTGGCCGGAGTGTGGACGCCCGAGCACCGCAAGCTCGTGTCAATCGGCATGCGCATCCGGTCCGGCGTCACCAGCCACGGCTTCGCGGTCAACGTCGACCCCGACATGTCGGCGTTCCGGAGGTTCACCGCCTGCGGGATGCCCGACGTGGAGATGACGTCCCTGCGGGAGATCTCCGCCGAGCGAGGCCTGCGCATGCCCTCCGACAAGGAGATACGAGATGCGATAGCGACAGCTCTCGGTGCCGCCTGA
- a CDS encoding zinc-binding dehydrogenase: MCTAPVGSILGRRVLVTGASGGVGRFAVQLAAAGGAEVIATTGDVAQRDGSHALGAHHVLGSPGELTEPVSAVLDMVGGRQLVSAHGRLARGGMLVAIGHAAREAEVFDLRRLLRRRTRP, translated from the coding sequence GTGTGCACTGCGCCGGTGGGTTCGATCCTGGGCAGGCGGGTGCTCGTCACGGGTGCCTCGGGCGGGGTCGGCCGGTTTGCGGTGCAGCTCGCCGCGGCGGGTGGCGCGGAAGTGATCGCGACGACTGGTGACGTGGCACAACGGGACGGGTCGCACGCGCTGGGCGCCCACCACGTGCTCGGCTCGCCAGGCGAGCTCACCGAGCCGGTGTCCGCGGTCCTCGACATGGTCGGCGGCCGGCAGCTGGTGTCGGCGCACGGGCGGCTCGCCCGTGGCGGCATGCTCGTCGCGATCGGTCATGCGGCCCGCGAGGCCGAGGTGTTCGACTTACGGCGCCTTCTTCGCCGACGAACACGGCCATGA
- a CDS encoding aldo/keto reductase has product MKELITEGKVKHSGLSEAGVTTTSRAHAVQPVAALQSEYSLWMRNHEAEIIPTLESWASVWCRTARWARDT; this is encoded by the coding sequence GTGAAGGAGTTGATCACCGAAGGCAAGGTCAAACACTCCGGTTTGTCGGAGGCCGGTGTGACGACTACCAGCCGCGCCCACGCCGTGCAGCCGGTGGCAGCGCTGCAAAGCGAATACTCGCTCTGGATGCGAAACCACGAAGCCGAGATCATTCCGACCTTGGAGAGCTGGGCATCGGTCTGGTGCCGTACAGCCCGCTGGGCAAGGGATACCTGA
- a CDS encoding alpha/beta fold hydrolase produces MTWDTFDSVRLADVELAYRVVGDGPRLIVLLHGWPQTGECWRHVVEPLGRDHTVVVPDLRGYGASGLTAAGYDKRSTAGDVSGLIRHLGHDAAVVVGHDRGARVAHRWALDHPSEVDALVLLDILPTRVVMNSFDRQSAAAMWHWFFHRNPDLAVELVSGNVEAYLGHFFAAVRKSGAVDEKTFRHYVSAFSDPGHLRASFEDYRTGFDVDLARDEDDHAAGHRLAAPLLVLWGAEGGLATSDVVGVWQDHHADPAMVSGHAVPGGHYVPEEAPQELVRALREFL; encoded by the coding sequence ATGACCTGGGACACCTTCGACTCGGTTCGGCTGGCCGACGTGGAACTGGCTTACCGCGTCGTCGGGGACGGGCCGCGCCTGATCGTGCTACTGCACGGGTGGCCGCAGACCGGCGAGTGCTGGCGCCACGTCGTGGAGCCGCTCGGCCGGGACCACACGGTCGTCGTCCCGGACCTGCGCGGCTACGGCGCTTCCGGCCTCACCGCAGCCGGCTACGACAAGCGCTCGACCGCCGGTGACGTCAGCGGGCTCATCCGCCACCTCGGCCATGACGCGGCCGTCGTCGTCGGGCACGACCGCGGCGCCCGGGTCGCGCACCGGTGGGCCCTCGACCACCCGTCCGAAGTGGACGCCCTGGTGCTGCTGGACATCCTGCCGACGCGAGTGGTGATGAACTCGTTCGACCGCCAGTCGGCGGCCGCGATGTGGCATTGGTTCTTCCACCGCAACCCCGACCTCGCCGTCGAGCTGGTGTCCGGTAACGTCGAGGCCTACCTCGGGCACTTCTTCGCCGCGGTCCGGAAATCCGGCGCCGTCGACGAGAAAACGTTCCGGCACTACGTTTCCGCGTTCAGCGATCCCGGGCACCTCCGGGCGTCCTTCGAGGACTACCGCACCGGCTTCGACGTCGACCTCGCGCGCGACGAGGACGACCACGCGGCCGGGCACCGGCTGGCGGCGCCCTTGCTGGTCCTGTGGGGCGCCGAGGGTGGTCTCGCCACGAGCGACGTCGTGGGCGTCTGGCAGGACCACCACGCGGACCCGGCCATGGTGAGCGGGCACGCCGTGCCGGGCGGGCACTACGTCCCGGAGGAGGCACCCCAGGAGCTGGTGCGCGCCCTCCGGGAGTTCCTGTGA
- a CDS encoding SDR family NAD(P)-dependent oxidoreductase, whose amino-acid sequence MRLKDKIALVTGAAGGMGRATAEAFAREGATVVVADILDEDGEKTAAEIRAAGGEAQYRHLDVTDEDAWTAVIGEVTARFGRLDVLVNNAGISGSFDPDPSSTAFYDQLMLVNAKGVFLGIKHAAAAMARTGGGSIVNLSSISASVGQFGIHLGYGASKAAVKAMTRTAAVQYAEQGIRVNAVAPGMLPPMRTSRGSADPAWRAQQIAAVPMRREGEVREVADTILFLASAEASYVTGAEILVDGGYTAV is encoded by the coding sequence ATGCGGTTGAAGGACAAGATCGCGCTCGTCACCGGCGCGGCCGGGGGAATGGGACGCGCGACCGCCGAGGCGTTCGCCCGCGAAGGCGCGACGGTCGTGGTCGCCGACATCCTCGACGAGGACGGCGAGAAGACCGCCGCGGAAATCCGCGCCGCCGGCGGCGAAGCGCAGTACCGGCACCTGGACGTCACCGACGAGGACGCGTGGACCGCGGTGATCGGCGAGGTCACCGCCCGGTTCGGCCGGCTTGACGTGCTGGTCAACAACGCCGGGATCAGCGGCTCGTTCGACCCCGACCCCAGCAGCACGGCCTTCTACGACCAGCTGATGCTCGTCAACGCCAAGGGTGTCTTCCTCGGCATCAAGCACGCCGCGGCCGCCATGGCGCGCACCGGCGGGGGTTCGATCGTCAACCTGTCGTCGATCTCCGCGTCCGTCGGCCAGTTCGGGATCCACCTGGGCTACGGCGCGTCCAAGGCCGCGGTCAAGGCGATGACGCGGACGGCTGCGGTGCAGTACGCGGAGCAGGGGATCCGGGTCAACGCCGTCGCGCCGGGCATGCTGCCGCCGATGCGCACGTCACGCGGCTCCGCCGACCCGGCCTGGCGTGCGCAGCAGATCGCGGCGGTGCCGATGCGGCGGGAAGGGGAGGTGCGGGAGGTCGCCGACACGATCCTGTTCCTCGCGAGCGCCGAAGCGTCCTACGTCACCGGCGCCGAAATCCTCGTCGACGGCGGCTACACCGCGGTCTGA
- a CDS encoding MFS transporter codes for MSTLELHALIDRHRVGRLQRRVLLLCLGVVTLDGIDVAMVSYLGPSLISDWHITKAQLGPVVTSGLLGLALGSLVAGPLADRLGRRKVIIASLVFFGLMSAATALTTGVTGFSILRVLTGFRLGAALPNATTLVSEYAPARRRSAMMSLAYCGMTLGGAVAGYLTNALVQVASWHWALVAGGALPLAYAVVIAAALPESPKFLARQEGRHAELAALVSRLVPETFPAGTRFVLDEPAVAAKVRVAGLLTRRFRTGTLTIWAGFVAAFFIVYLMNSWLPILMTDVGFSLTAAATIGLLLQAGGTVGNLGIGWLMDRFGLHRTVAAAMGCAAVLLVLVAVAPQDVLVVGILIFVLGMFTNTVGTGFPILSADFYPTSIRATGTSWATGIARFGAIAGAAAGTVLVAVGLNYRQVFLALLLPAACCVLAVVLKARSARATQPEPVAA; via the coding sequence ATGAGCACTCTCGAACTGCACGCCCTGATCGACCGCCACCGGGTCGGCCGCCTGCAACGGCGTGTCCTTCTGTTGTGCCTCGGCGTGGTGACGCTGGACGGGATCGACGTCGCGATGGTCAGCTACCTCGGCCCGTCGCTCATTTCCGACTGGCACATCACCAAAGCCCAGCTGGGCCCGGTGGTCACGAGCGGGCTGCTCGGCCTCGCCCTCGGCTCCCTCGTCGCCGGGCCGCTCGCCGACCGGCTCGGCCGCCGCAAGGTCATCATCGCCTCGCTCGTGTTCTTCGGCCTGATGAGTGCCGCGACCGCGCTGACGACGGGCGTCACCGGTTTCTCGATCCTGCGCGTGCTGACCGGGTTCCGTCTCGGGGCCGCCCTGCCGAACGCGACCACGCTCGTGTCCGAGTACGCCCCCGCGCGCCGCCGCAGTGCGATGATGTCGCTGGCCTACTGCGGGATGACCCTCGGTGGTGCCGTGGCCGGGTACCTCACCAACGCGCTCGTCCAGGTCGCGAGCTGGCACTGGGCGCTCGTCGCCGGCGGGGCGCTCCCGCTGGCCTACGCCGTGGTCATCGCCGCCGCACTGCCCGAATCGCCGAAGTTCCTCGCCCGCCAGGAAGGACGGCACGCCGAGCTGGCCGCGTTGGTGAGCCGCCTCGTGCCCGAGACGTTTCCCGCCGGCACGCGCTTCGTGCTGGACGAGCCGGCCGTCGCCGCCAAGGTACGGGTGGCCGGGCTGCTGACCCGCCGGTTCCGCACCGGCACCCTCACGATCTGGGCCGGGTTCGTCGCCGCGTTCTTCATCGTCTACCTGATGAACAGCTGGCTGCCGATCCTGATGACCGACGTCGGCTTTTCGCTGACCGCCGCCGCGACCATCGGGCTGCTGCTGCAGGCCGGCGGCACGGTCGGCAACTTGGGCATCGGCTGGCTGATGGACCGCTTCGGCCTGCACCGCACGGTCGCGGCGGCCATGGGCTGCGCCGCCGTCCTCCTGGTCCTCGTCGCGGTCGCGCCGCAGGACGTCCTGGTCGTCGGCATCCTGATCTTCGTGCTCGGCATGTTCACCAACACCGTCGGTACCGGTTTCCCGATCCTGTCAGCGGACTTCTACCCGACGTCGATCCGCGCCACCGGGACGAGCTGGGCGACCGGCATCGCCCGGTTCGGCGCGATCGCCGGCGCGGCCGCCGGTACCGTGCTCGTCGCCGTCGGCTTGAACTACCGGCAGGTCTTCCTCGCCCTGCTGCTGCCCGCTGCCTGCTGCGTCCTCGCGGTCGTCCTCAAGGCCCGCTCGGCGCGGGCGACCCAGCCCGAACCCGTCGCGGCCTGA